ATTTTATCtggaggaaaaggaaggaaggactTTATTAATGACCAGGAAGTGAAACCTAAAAGATCTTCTTTTCATTAAACTTGTTTCCCAGAGTCTTCTCTAACAGTGAGTAATTAATTGGAATTCATTTGCTTAAACTTTCTAGCTAACTTCGAGGACTAAAGATGTtgggttttttttgtttctccgCAATTTCTTTCGCAATCTTCTTCACCTCTAATTTAGTTTGGGCTCTCGAGCAATGTAAATTCAGGTTGTAGAGTTGGGATTTCACCTACAGTATGTGTTAATGTGTGTGGAGGCGGCCAATTCAAAGAATTTACGTTGTTAACTGTTTCACGGGAGTTGTCGATCGAATTAAAACTCCTCCAAATTGTGATATTTAATTGGGCTTCACTAGATTGATTAGGTTGTCTTCATCACATGAAAGAAGGTGACGTCGCCAACCCCCTCATAATTCTTGCAGTTGACGTCCAGGAAAGCCACCTTAGTCTGAGTCACGTTAATGCTTGCCAAAGTTTCTCCAGATGATCTCTCATCAGGAAGAATGTACATTTAGATAGTAATAATAGTCGCGGTTAGTGAAGATGCTAGATTTCTGGTGCAGCTGCTAATCGTGCTGCTTCCTTGGACAGTGAGCGAGAGATGTTAACATTCGTTCTTTGGGTCCGTTTTCCATGGTCAGGTGGTCGGCAATCGCAACGCATCTGCCCAAGAGGACGGACAACGAGATAAAGAACTACTGGAATACCCACCTCAAGAAGCGGCTGGCCAAGATGGGCATTGACCCCCTCACCCACAAGCCCAAGTCCGATGCGCTCGGTGCGGCCGCGGACGGGCAGAGCAAGAACGCCGCCACTCTCAGCCACATGGCTCAGTGGGAGAGCGCCCGGCTGGAGGCTGAGGCACGCCTCGTCCGCGAGTCGAGGATCCGCAACGCTGCTGCTGCCGCTGCCTCCGCCTCCGCCGGAAACAAGGCCCACAACCCGCTGCAGCCATCACCGCTCGGCTTGCCGATTCAGCCGGCCTCCAAGCTGGCCTCTCCGGCTCAATCCTCTGCAACGCCACCGCCATGCCTGGACGTACTGAAGGCTTGGCAGAGCGGCTGGTCAAAGTCAACCTCCAAAGGCCGATCAGATACGGCGGTCCTCGAGTCTCCCACGTCCACGCTGAGCTTCTCCTCAGAAAACGGCGTCCTCCCGCTGGCCACCTCCAGCGCCAACTTCCTGGAGAACGCGCCCAACCGGCCGGAATTGGTTCTGGAGAATCCCTCAGTACCGCTGCAGCTCCATGCGTTGTGCGAGGAGTTTAGTGCCCCTCAGAAATGCGAGGCCTTCCCCCTCCTCCACCGATCAGCTCCCACCCCGGCCGCGACCCAGCGAGACAGCAAGCGGGACACTGAGAAGCGGACGGAGGGCGCGGCGAAGCATGAAGGAAACGAAAACACCATGATGTTCGCCAACTTTCACGAGATGATCTTCCCAGCGGACGAGAACTCGGAGGCCGCATGGTCTTCCGAATCCGCCAGATCAGGGGGTGATGGCGGAGGAGACATCGTTAAGACTGGGCCCCGACATCATTACATGGACAGCTTCATAAACCCAGACCTCCTGATGGTGTTGGAGCCGGAGAGCAAGCTGGAGAACCCGGGGAGCCGGAATTCTACcgaggaagaaaacaagaactaCTGGAACAGCATCCTCAGCATGGTGAACTCATCGTCGCCTGCAGCCTCCCCCATCTTCTGATTTCGCCGGAACTCGGTCTCTCCGGCGCCGGAAAGTCAAGGCGGCGTTAAAGTGCAAACAATCGGGAAGTGATGGGTTAATTAGTATCCGCTCATGTGCAGCTGCAGTCGTGTCGGCTCCTGCTTCTGCCACATTTGaacgaagaaaagaaagaaaaaaagatgactAAATTAAGTAGGGGGTGGGGGAAGGTGCGAACCTGGTTATATCCCCTACCCTCGCTAATATTTGCTCCGTGGGTGAGTGTGCGATTGTGTGTGTAATATGTGCGTGTCTGCgtggtgcatgtgtgtgtaacatggaagagaaagaaagaagttgtAAGTGGAAATTACTAATTGGGGAAGAGGGCAGCGGTGGGAAATGGGGCTACTGAGTGTTACTGGAATCGTACCGTCCATGGtcgtctccttctccctcttcttcctcctccaactGTAACGAGTTGATGAATAAATGAGCCGCATTTAACGCCGCCTGCtactctcttctctctctctctctctcggggcCCCCCTTTCTTCCTCACCTCCACTTGCTCTTCAAAACGGGTCGAAAGGGCGCCATTGTCGTCTAAGCTGCCGCTTCATGCGTGTACACCCCACGTGCACACAGTCGCTTCTTGCGTAGCTCCACAGTAGGATTCGAAAAGCAAATCCAAACGTCGGAACATCATCCAAGTCGAAGAGCGCCTGTGATTTACCTTGAGATCGCGAAATTATTATATATTGCATGTATTGATGGCATGCTGATGAGCCTGCATGTTTATGATATGTTGTGAAACTAGTCATCGGGACCAAGGAAAAGGAAGTGAGAGGGAGACGCGAACAGTTTGCTGGCTGATCGATCGATGGAGCACACATTGGACCAATGTTGCGTATGTAGAGCTTTCTACGCGACGGTCAATGTGATGTGTTGGTGGCGTTCGATCGACTTCTCTTTCAATCATGACTAAGACTGCTTGAATATGCCAACGATCGATTGATTAATGCACTTGCCTTTCAgcccatgtatatatatatatatatatatatacagccaTCCATTGAGACTAATCCCGCAAGTCCAGTCATATGACCTCATCTCGCTCTTTCTGTGTTCCCCATATCACTTTGCAGTTAAAAGAGACCTTCGGATCGAGCGCTTAAGTGGTTGAAGCTTTCCAATCCCAGCCAGGCACGGAACCGGCACTCACCACTGCTTGATCCAACAGGCTAAGTCCATTGATTGATGTCTGTCCTAATCAACGGGCGTGTGTGGCTTGGCCGAGCAGATGCTAGGAGTAGAGAGTAGGTTCAATGCTATTAAAAAGTTACCAATCTCATCCACTAACATTATTCTTTAGATGGCAATCTCAAACAGAAGTGGCAATTACACTTTATTAATTCGTTTCTTGCTTGATTTCATTACTTACTGCATTTAACCATAGATGTAGGAAGGCTTTTAATCACCTCGATCAAGACCCCACCCCATCTGTTGGTCAAGCTGATATAATTAACGTCCATTATTATAGATAGATCACCCACATTTTCCCCTTGGACACATTGACCAAAGCTTTGAAGTTAACGCCAGATATTAAGCTGCTGATAATGACCACTGGTGTTacctaaattttgatttgatcCCTCACACATACGTGTACACACGCACACAACATGCGCATCTGGCTCAAACATTCTCCTCCAAGGGACAATCACTTCGCAAGTGTACAAGTATTATGCCGTATATATACAACCTTCGCCAATGGTGAACATTgggtgtttaaaaaaaaaaaaaatttgaaccgATGCCATCATTTGGGAAGAGTTTAAAATATTCAAGGTAGAAATTATAAATGTTTATGTCGTTCATTATGACTTTGGTGACTAAATGAAGATGGTAGCGTGTCTACATGTTTTCACACCCGAAAACGACAATATGTTATAGACTTGCGAGGGATGGTTTATCAGATAAGCAATGACGTACCCATCGATATGGGAAAATCTATTAGCAACGCACAAGTTGATTGTTTACTATTCATCGAAATGATAGGCTTTTGGAATATTTATATGCACACACTCGCAcatatgtaagaaaaaaaaaaatagatgctTGCACTTGTGTGATGCTAATGAGGTGGCCATGATTGGAGGCGTGGTGCATTTAAGGCGCTAGGGTCGAGTTGGTTCCCTGTCTTAGTCGTAGGGGAGCGTGCGAtgagaacatatatataattatatatatgcgTGGCATTTTGTGTATGTACATAACATTCAAAATGTCACAGATCGTGGTTCGCATGGCCTACGTTATCTGGGAGCTTGTCGTTTTTCTGGTCAAGAGCACAcagtttctgtttcttttttcccttttacaTGCAACGGACCTCCAGTAAAATCTCATACATACTGGATTTGACCGTGAGAGTGAAGGAGAGGGTGGGGTGGAATGTGGGTAGAAATAGAATGATTGATagaagagatatatatatatagaagtgATGCAGCTTGAGAAGAAGGTAGTAATATTAATACATATACACCTCATCGCCTTCGTACCTCGCGGTGTTAAAAGGGTCCACATCAGCTCCCCATTTATTTCTGCTATTGAATTATGTATTTATGTTTAGCTCATTTATATTGGCTGCTTAGCCGGCAACACCATTTTTCCTTATTGAATGCCCCAGGCCCCGCTCGGCCttgcctcttcctcttcctcttcctcttatttaatttctttcttcacaACCATTAATGAGTTGCTGGATACGTAACCCttttatgcttttctttttctcctccaatttcaatattttatgctGTGCGTGAGTCTTGGATCAGCAAAGTCTTGTCTGATGAGGAGTGAAGCACATGTTCAAGCGTTGCAAGTTGGACTGTTGATTGACCAAGATGGCCGGACGTGATCACGTGGCTCTTATAAGTTCCCCCACGGATTTACTTCCTCTCTTCTCCGTTCAAGGGCTCCTTTCCCCTTCTTAATAATGAGCTTGTGCGTCAGAGTTGCATGTGGTTGGTAACTTATTTGATCCTTTAATGCGCGTCCAGGAAAAAGGAACCACCCTTaccctcctctccctctttcttagaGCACTCCAGCTACTGCTGCGCAAGTCGAGTTAATTttatgagacgtgatcaaaacTCCACGCAGATGTTTAAAACATACAAATTTTTACTAAGCAAAAAAGAAGTGGGATTCTTAATTATGcataaaattaatttgaaaggTAGACACACAAGTATGCATAACTTGATACGATCAAAGGACGTAGCATGGttgatcgaacaaagcacagTGAAGGTTTGCATCTTCATTACATTCCATCATTCCCATCGACCCtatgttcatacttcatatatatatatatatatataattgtgacATCTACCAACTAACAACACTGGCCACTGTATGATCAGTTTTTGTTGCCACTAATACCTTAATTTGTGAGGATGAATCAAGTGGTTGCTTGCATGCATGCGATCAGAACTTGCATTGAGCGAACATTCGAACTGCCTTTCACTGAGTCTAGATAGCATCTGTTAGATACATATTTGAATAAATTAAGGCGGTGTAAAGCTAAATATCGATGTTGTGGAGATGATGCTCCCAGCTGACCATTTCATCCCCACGACAAGTACTCGTACTCGatcatatattttataattgtAGCAGGTTGTTGGCCGTGTTTCGCTTACTCGCAACCACCTTTCCCTCTATTGAAGACTGATTCCGAATGGCATAATTGTCCGGTACTCTTTCTCCAAGCAAGATTGACTGCTACTACTTATCCTTTAGAATAGGATCGTTGTTGGTTTTGAAATATGCTTCAACGTCATCAACATAAGTCCACAAAGCACTGGCAAGTTCACCGGCAAAACCCTCTTTGCCAGTGTTTTGTGCGCTTTTCCCATGACCTTAGGAGTGCTTTCATGTGCAATCACGCTATTATATTAGCGAAGCCCAAAACTAGCAAAGCCCTCGCGAATCGAAAGCTAATTGAACTAGAGATGTATCCCATTATACAAGCTGTactcaacatatatatatgaacttgacTATTGCAGGTTCGATTTGGCCGATGTCATTCacattaaaatatttatgacataTACATAATAACTGAAAGATAAAGCTAGTGGATTGAGATCTGCCAGACACGGCACTCTGCTTAATTTTGAACTGCATTGGTGCATGTAAATGTCAGGCTGTATTTGAAGCTTGAACTGCATTGGTGCATGTAAATATTTCTGCAGGATGTAAGATGTTGTTAGATGGTTAAGTAATACTAAAAAATTTATCGCTAAAAAGCAATCGTAGATTGATATTAACGATGATTTGTAGTTCCACAACAGTTTCTTCTAGCACCTTTAGCAGTGATTTATAGATAATCTGACAACTATCCAGCATTGGAAACGATCATCAAATTAAGTCTCAAATTATGCAAGACGGAGCACTACATGTTGCACTTTTGCCTCCACGCATCTATTTCACGCGGCTGTATTCAACTGAGGCATCTTTAATCTATTCATTTATTGTGGGGAAGgaaattcaattttcaaatttaatgtgcGAAGCATATCCCACACGCTCCGTcactcaacttttttttcatcaCATGCATACTTTACATCCATCCCGTGCCACACTACAGCTGGGAAGCCGCACGGTAACTACACCCTAGTTAATTTAATTTGGTCACAATTAATCGCAATCATGGAAACCCGTCATCAACAATAACATCTAATCACATGCATTTTTGTGCGTATATATATGTAGTCGTTTAGGTCTTCTACCGTGGTGCAACACTCAAACATTGGAAGCTTTAAGTAAAAATAAGAGGTTCAACCGACAATAATATTAATTAGGATGAGGGAGTAGGAACTATAGCACCAACTCGAtcgcaaacaaaaaaaaaatgtgaaatggATCGGATGCTGTAGCTGGTATGAGTCAAGTCAAGGCGTGAACTCTGCCGCGCGTCCCCTTCACTTTTTTCATTGACAAGGATGGACTGCTGTCGGACCCTTAAAATGGTGCGACCATATCAATGGGTATCCATCTCTTATTAGGAACATGACGACACTTAATAGTTTTGGACAGATATAAAAGCTGATACGATCAGAATGTAGGCCGATACTCGGAAGGCCCCTTATCACATTGGTATTTATTTAAAGACAaacgtcatttcttaaatctaaatccatctGATTTCTTAACCAGGTGTTAAGTTTTTTCGTATACAATAGCGGACTTTTTAGAACCACTTTGGTCAAATGTCTGATACGAATTATgggatccattgacatctctagcAGAAAGAAGCCCATGCATGCTGACATTGATAAATTGTTCAGGATGCAGGCCGTAGCAGGAAATTTAAGGtaaattaaaaacgaaagaATGGCGATCAGTTCAGTTCTTGACGCCTACACAGAGGTCATGGTTAGTTTACCTTCCCATGCTCTATGTGAACAAGCATTAGTATCAATTCCAATGCTCGGTCCAGAAATAAACAGATCTACGATTGCCAACCGACCAATGAATTAGATGACCAACTTCATCCCATGCCCATGACATGTTAACCTTCCATTTAGAGAACAATATTGGCTTCTTCTCGACATATATTTCCTTCTTACAGATTATACCCATACTCTATGTGGACTGCTTCTTTCCTGTTTTCCTCTCAAGCTTAGCACAATATTCGCTCCTTAACTTCCCAACGAAGAGACGCTATGATATTGGCAGATTCGCCTTAGACCATCCCAAGAATCAACAAACCTCTTGCTTGCTTGCACTTATCAGGAAAGGAAATACCAACACATTTTTTAGGGTTAACAATTGTGCCTAAACTCCTGTATGGTAAGCCTAATGTTTATAACACAAGTATCCCCAAGCCTTAcatttggtttgaatcaactgattcaaatttaaCAGGGTGGCAAAGCTACCATGGCCGATTCAATAGTGCCATGtctcaaaattttatgttttttaaacaGTTAAAGTGCTCTCGTATTGTGAATACAtgtatgtaaaaaattttgatgttctcTACACTGTTCGCTGAATCAGCCGACATTCCTCTTTTACACCGTTAATTCCAAAGTGCAAATATTGAAAGGTAGATCTTTCTTGCGGAAAATCCCGGGGATTGCTCGCATCAGCGTCCACTTTCCAAAGGAACTGAAGCCTTTCCGAGCCAGGATTTAGCAGAAGTTAActattccctttttctttggaaaaagaaaaatcttgacatcaggACACACTCATGTGCTTagttacatgtttttttgtttcttctgaaTTATTCCATTAACAGCATTACCCATGTTTTTACTCAAACTTTTTTTggctgccttttttttttctttctcccaaACTTTACTGTGAGTATCCCCTTTACTTTTCAGAAATTGGTAAATAAGGACCTTCACTTAAAATCTCTTTAAAAGTAGGCAAATGATAGACAGCAGTAGTATCGACCTTCccttttcttcaacaaatgaaaaaaccaTAATCTCCTTCTCAAATACCACGGTATATCAAACAGGTTCTCATCTAGGAGTGTTTTAGGATAAAAAATCTATTTGCCAACTGAAACACGTCACTGATCAAACTAGCGGagcaaattttttttaccaaaaaaatatcaaaggcCATATGCGCGGAGAACATAATATACTTGATAGTTGACACCACATACATAGAACAGACACATATAAATCTATTGAATATATTCACCAGCATGTAATATACTACGCAGAACTGAGACGAGCGAACCATTTTCTTAATTGGCTCGTATGCGACGCGAACAATTGGGATGCGTTTTTAGCGAGGTTGGATGACGAGGGATGGACCTCACCGCGAGCTGCTCGATTCATTTGCCTAAGACAACGGAGATTGAGCAAGAGATTTCAACGTTGGCGATTTATCTTTTCCGAAAGTGGAGGCTCATATAAAGTTCCCAAAGCATTAAGCCGGTGACGGAGATACTGGAAAACGGACGGCTCTTCATATAAAGTGAAaatatcatttcctttccaaATTTCCACCAGCACCGGGGGAAGCAGCTCAACTCCAAAAGCGggaacacagagagagagagagagcgaacaAAACGAAAAGGAAGAGCAGGGGAACAAGAACGTCTTCCTCTCTCCTCGTTCCGAGAAGGAGAATATGGCATTCAGAGATGGCCTGGTTTCATTCCTCAGGCGATACGGATTACCACTGTCTCTTCTTGTTATCGCGATCTTCTGGCAGATCTTCGTTCTCCCTTCCGCTTTCCCTCCTTCTCACTACGACGGTACTCTCCcaacccttcttcttcttttatccCTTTCCCCATtctccatttttccatttcacgtTTGCCCTCCATCTTCACGTCGTTCATGTCTTCATGATTGACTTTTACTCCTGCTAGTAAAATCAGTGAGTTCCTCCAATTCTTTGAACTGCGGGTTACATGTTTGGTTTGCCTCTCTCGGTTAGAACTCTTCTTGTCTCCtttattttcatctttcttGGAAGGCTTATTGCTGATTGTTTATGATCGCGTTTCCAACTTCCCAGGGCAGGGAGTCAGCAAATTTTACTTCTTTCTGAAGTTTTGCACGCCCGTTACGTGCTAGCTTCTCGTCTTGTTGCAACTTCAACACTCGTCTTTCACTTGTGCATGGCTGTTTCCAACTCGTTgttgatcaatttttttgaatatgcACTATGTGAAAGAGCCAAATTGCTCTTTCTCAATGTGTATAAGCGAGACAATGTTTTGTTGTTAATCGGCAACGAAGGCAATAGTCCTCTTCAATTTTTATTACCTTTGAATTTACTGAATGTATAAATTAATGGTGCTGAAAGAATACAGCAGCTTGGATGTCTAACACTATCACTCGTAACAAGTAATGCCTtatcataaaaattttactGTCTACATACAAATTAATCCATCTTCCGCTAGAGAAAAGAATCACCAAGTCCACAATAAGGACCATAATTTTGATTGGTCGAAAGTTCCAACCACCTTAATGGCACGATAGACGTGCAAGAGAAGCACATTGTCAGGATTGCGGGATCAGCGCAAAGAACTATGTTATAATCACGTAACCAGAATAATTagtgataaaaataaaagatcaaaaattagaaaaaccaATATAGGCGACGACTTTATATCTAAAATACGATGAGCTTTTGTCAGCTCACGATGCAACCGAGACTTCCATTGCAAATTTACCACTGAGTTTTGCAGTCCCATTTGGCTAGATTCAAGAAATATATTCACATTTAAAGGGGTCACCAGTCATATGAAAGGCCTGATCATGAATGCTTAAATGTATTTTCCTTGCTAACTGAACTTTTATAGTGGGCCAAACATGCATTGGTGATCTGCCTATATTTTTTGCCGTAAAGTTTATTGTATTATGCCTCATTTGCTTTCCTCTTAACGTCTTCATCTTTTCCGATTGTGCATCTTGTCATTCTGTCTAGTTTCTAATCATTGGGATTTGTTCTGATCAGCACTTGGTGTTAAAATGTACTGCTCGATTGAGGAAGTCAAGGATGCATATGTAAAACTCATGGCCAAATGGTAATCAGAAAGTCACAAGCTTCATATATGTTCGTCCTATAAATCAATACATAGTTAGATAAATATTTGTGGCTATATTCATTCTAGGGCTTGAGCTTATGATCGAAATTTGTCTGCATCTGTGCATGATACAGAGTAGTGTATGTTTTCTATGGATGTGattgatatttgatttttcaggGATTCTGGGGTCGATGTGCCAAATGTAGACCACTTTCTGAAGGTCAGTGTGAGATTGTGTCTGTTTGTGACTTGATGTATTTAATTGGTCAAGATGGATGGAGGAGGccaatgtttttcattttgtctatGCGAAAGATAAAATTGACAAATCTAGCTGTTCTTGTTAGGGGAAAACCCTGGTATGTATATTCTGTTGGCTGCTTGTAGGGTGCCTAACTGAATATGTAGTATTTCTCTCATTCATCCATAGGCCTTTAAATTCCAACTTTATTGTTATCATCCCTCCAGTCACCTGCCACAAGAACGGgaaaagtacatttttttagCAGTTCCTTGCAACAGGAAAGGATAGGGAGGGAGGTAGGGGTGGGGGAGAGGAGGGGAGGGCAGCGCAGGggaggggaaaacatctttTATAGTTGAGGGATTCAGCCTTCCTTGGCTCCTCATTTAAATCTGTGAAGCACCCGCTTAGAAGATCCATGTGGCATAGACTACATACTTATACACTTGTCAAATACCATTCTTCGATCTTTTGGGTCTACATGACAAAACACAAAATGTTGAATGAACAAATCTTTACAGCATATGTAAGACccatgattttctttcttttctttaattatgGAAAACGTCCatgcgtgtgggaccccaggtccgagtgttgaaaatactttgataccactataacaacccgacccactcctggacTCGGGCCCTTGGTTCGACAGATCCTAACCCGCCCCCTAGTAGTTTCGGTtccaaccccaaaaaggctaggaactaggacaatcatctcattaatgacccccctttataagcccttgaagatctctcacaatcttcaatacgggactaaacttttggggcgTTATAATccacccccttaaggcacacgtgTCTGCGCGTGTCGtaccctaggtccgagtgttgaaaccggctctgataccactatggCTCGGGCCTCTGGTTCGATGGATCTCAACCCGACCCCTAAC
This window of the Nymphaea colorata isolate Beijing-Zhang1983 chromosome 2, ASM883128v2, whole genome shotgun sequence genome carries:
- the LOC116248014 gene encoding transcription factor MYB16-like; protein product: MGRSPCCEKVGLKKGPWTPEEDQKLLTYIEEHGHGSWRALPLKAGLLRCGKSCRLRWTNYLRPDIKRGKFSLQEEQTIIQLHALLGNRWSAIATHLPKRTDNEIKNYWNTHLKKRLAKMGIDPLTHKPKSDALGAAADGQSKNAATLSHMAQWESARLEAEARLVRESRIRNAAAAAASASAGNKAHNPLQPSPLGLPIQPASKLASPAQSSATPPPCLDVLKAWQSGWSKSTSKGRSDTAVLESPTSTLSFSSENGVLPLATSSANFLENAPNRPELVLENPSVPLQLHALCEEFSAPQKCEAFPLLHRSAPTPAATQRDSKRDTEKRTEGAAKHEGNENTMMFANFHEMIFPADENSEAAWSSESARSGGDGGGDIVKTGPRHHYMDSFINPDLLMVLEPESKLENPGSRNSTEEENKNYWNSILSMVNSSSPAASPIF